Proteins co-encoded in one Clarias gariepinus isolate MV-2021 ecotype Netherlands chromosome 13, CGAR_prim_01v2, whole genome shotgun sequence genomic window:
- the pnoca gene encoding prepronociceptin: protein MKTPLWTLLLMGLFVPGRSDCQRDCLSCSKILLKDQSFDTLVCMVECHSKVSLGLTWKRCQTTLDEEPLPFLSIGNSMLKRAEEEVETLLQSEGGQSDGGLTYTGTLQRFDHMARALGLDELNQENQISQFSTTIQPQSQEDPNAADWELKSTLEGEPVNLTKRFGGFLKSKYGYRKFMDPGRSMQKRYGGFIGVRKSARKWNNQKRFSEFLKQYLGMTTRASEFNSVSTDITRQNKV from the exons ATGAAGACGCCGTTATGGACTCTCCTGCTAATGGGGCTGTTTGTCCCCGGACGCAGTGACTGTCAGAGAGACTGTCTCTCCTGCAGCAAAATCCTTCTCAAAGACCAAAGCTTTGACACACTG GTCTGTATGGTGGAATGTCACAGCAAGGTTTCTCTGGGCCTCACATGGAAGAGGTGTCAGACCACTTTGGATGAAGAACCCTTGCCTTTTCTGTCCATAGGGAATTCAATGCTGAAACGAGCTGAGGAGGAAGTAGAAACTCTCCTTCAATCTGAAGGAGGCCAATCTGATGGAGGTCTGACATACACTGGAACCCTGCAAAGGTTCGATCACATGGCACGAGCTTTGGGTTTGGATGAACTCAACCAAGAGAACCAAATCTCCCAGTTTAGCACCACTATTCAGCCTCAGTCACAGGAAGATCCCAATGCTGCAGACTGGGAGCTAAAAAGCACCCTAGAAGGTGAACCAGTGAATCTCACCAAACGTTTTGGAGGGTTCCTCAAAAGCAAATATGGCTACAGGAAGTTCATGGACCCTGGACGGTCCATGCAGAAGAGATATGGTGGCTTCATAGGTGTCCGCAAGTCGGCCCGCAAGTGGAACAACCAGAAACGATTCAGCGAGTTTCTAAAGCAGTATTTAGGCATGACTACTCGAGCTAGCGAGTTTAACAGCGTGTCCACTGATATCACCAGGCAGAACAAGGTGTGA
- the znf395a gene encoding zinc finger protein 395a isoform X2, whose translation MEKVLPVLPRSRLGKRSPLGALLCNSLGDGLMDVRHGDTDGAPVISGIGTGVHGGHRIKLYPGQRVYVHCGGHERAGVVEQHNHVDNEVSIFIQQLNQHVHRKLEDVWLTPSSSVAHTVSSSIDVPKRSVESADMDEIMAAMVLTSLSCSPMIQSPIHEEPTPASNSNGTDSTGSEMSDGGYWSCDHGNSSPAPSPPDAEADRTPPVDDGLDMEMDQVLFDEPAPRKRKNSVKVAYRCLWPNCGKILTTIVGMKRHIRTLHLGQSDQERCQREEDFYYTEIYQDVEQSSAPAGCGSPSSLSHQRSPPSTPELLQPSPLSQSAPSSFWQVHSEHSYQAPPPVGLTLCKTVCVPAPPRWTPLVTAHQSKQATPFRRRSVSVGEQWLQNNSAPSRPVHLASVSPPRSHCAARRVRGEAKKCRKVYGIEHRDQWCTACRWKKACQRFLD comes from the exons ATGGAGAAGGTGCTACCAGTGCTACCGAGGAGCAGGTTAGGAAAGCGGTCTCCTTTGGGAGCCTTGCTGTGCAACTCTTTAGGAGACGGACTCATGGACGTCAGACATGGAGACACAGATGGCGCTCCTGTGATCTCAGGGATTGGAACAGGAGTCCATGGTGGCCATAGGATTAAACTGTATCCGGGACAGCGG GTGTACGTGCATTGCGGAGGACATGAGCGTGCTGGTGTCGTGGAGCAGCACAATCACGTGGACAATGAGGTCTCCATATTCATACAGCAGCTCAATCAGCATGTGCACCGGAAACTGGAGGATGTATGGTTGACTCCATCAAGCAGCGTTGCTCACACCGTGTCATCATCGATCGATGTGCCAAAAAG GAGTGTAGAGAGTGCGGACATGGACGAAATCATGGCTGCGATGGTGCTGACCAGTTTGTCTTGCAGCCCAATGATCCAAAGCCCCATTCATGAAGAACCAACTCCAG CATCAAATAGCAACGGGACAGACAGCACTGGGAGCGAAATGTCTGACGGTGGTTACTGGAGCTGTGACCATGGAAACAGCAGTCCTGCGCCGTCTCCACCTGACGCAGAAGCAGACCGCACCCCTCCTGTCGACGATGGCCTGGACATGGAGATGGATCAAGTGTTGTTTGATGAACCAGCACCGAGGAAACGCAAG AACTCTGTGAAGGTGGCGTACAGATGCCTGTGGCCCAACTGTGGCAAAATCCTCACCACTATAGTAGGCATGAAGCGCCACATTCGCACTCTTCACTTAGG ACAGAGTGACCAGGAGCGTTGCCAACGAGAAGAAGACTTCTACTACACAGAGATCTACCAGGATGTGGAGCAATCGTCTGCGCCGGCCGGCTGCGGCTCACCTTCCAGTCTGAGCCATCAGAGATCCCCTCCTTCAACTCCTGAGCTTCTCCAGCCCAGCCCACTCAGCCAGTCGGCCCCCAGCAGTTTCTGGCAGGTCCACTCCGAACACTCGTACCAG GCTCCGCCTCCTGTTGGTTTGACTCTGtgcaaaactgtgtgtgtgcctgcccCGCCTCGCTGGACGCCTCTCGTCACGGCACACCAGAGCAAACAG GCCACTCCATTTCGTCGACGTTCTGTCAGTGTAGGAGAGCAGTGGCTCCAGAACAACAGCGCCCCCTCCAGGCCTGTACACCTCGCCAGCGTCTCGCCTCCCAGAAGCCACTGTGCCGCGCG GAGGGTGCGAGGAGAGGCTAAAAAGTGCAGAAAGGTGTACGGTATCGAGCACCGGGATCAGTGGTGTACGGCTTGTCGCTGGAAAAAGGCCTGCCAGAGATTTTTGGACTGA
- the znf395a gene encoding zinc finger protein 395a isoform X1: MEKVLPVLPRSRLGKRSPLGALLCNSLGDGLMDVRHGDTDGAPVISGIGTGVHGGHRIKLYPGQRVYVHCGGHERAGVVEQHNHVDNEVSIFIQQLNQHVHRKLEDVWLTPSSSVAHTVSSSIDVPKRSVESADMDEIMAAMVLTSLSCSPMIQSPIHEEPTPASNSNGTDSTGSEMSDGGYWSCDHGNSSPAPSPPDAEADRTPPVDDGLDMEMDQVLFDEPAPRKRKNSVKVAYRCLWPNCGKILTTIVGMKRHIRTLHLGRQSDQERCQREEDFYYTEIYQDVEQSSAPAGCGSPSSLSHQRSPPSTPELLQPSPLSQSAPSSFWQVHSEHSYQAPPPVGLTLCKTVCVPAPPRWTPLVTAHQSKQATPFRRRSVSVGEQWLQNNSAPSRPVHLASVSPPRSHCAARRVRGEAKKCRKVYGIEHRDQWCTACRWKKACQRFLD; this comes from the exons ATGGAGAAGGTGCTACCAGTGCTACCGAGGAGCAGGTTAGGAAAGCGGTCTCCTTTGGGAGCCTTGCTGTGCAACTCTTTAGGAGACGGACTCATGGACGTCAGACATGGAGACACAGATGGCGCTCCTGTGATCTCAGGGATTGGAACAGGAGTCCATGGTGGCCATAGGATTAAACTGTATCCGGGACAGCGG GTGTACGTGCATTGCGGAGGACATGAGCGTGCTGGTGTCGTGGAGCAGCACAATCACGTGGACAATGAGGTCTCCATATTCATACAGCAGCTCAATCAGCATGTGCACCGGAAACTGGAGGATGTATGGTTGACTCCATCAAGCAGCGTTGCTCACACCGTGTCATCATCGATCGATGTGCCAAAAAG GAGTGTAGAGAGTGCGGACATGGACGAAATCATGGCTGCGATGGTGCTGACCAGTTTGTCTTGCAGCCCAATGATCCAAAGCCCCATTCATGAAGAACCAACTCCAG CATCAAATAGCAACGGGACAGACAGCACTGGGAGCGAAATGTCTGACGGTGGTTACTGGAGCTGTGACCATGGAAACAGCAGTCCTGCGCCGTCTCCACCTGACGCAGAAGCAGACCGCACCCCTCCTGTCGACGATGGCCTGGACATGGAGATGGATCAAGTGTTGTTTGATGAACCAGCACCGAGGAAACGCAAG AACTCTGTGAAGGTGGCGTACAGATGCCTGTGGCCCAACTGTGGCAAAATCCTCACCACTATAGTAGGCATGAAGCGCCACATTCGCACTCTTCACTTAGG CAGACAGAGTGACCAGGAGCGTTGCCAACGAGAAGAAGACTTCTACTACACAGAGATCTACCAGGATGTGGAGCAATCGTCTGCGCCGGCCGGCTGCGGCTCACCTTCCAGTCTGAGCCATCAGAGATCCCCTCCTTCAACTCCTGAGCTTCTCCAGCCCAGCCCACTCAGCCAGTCGGCCCCCAGCAGTTTCTGGCAGGTCCACTCCGAACACTCGTACCAG GCTCCGCCTCCTGTTGGTTTGACTCTGtgcaaaactgtgtgtgtgcctgcccCGCCTCGCTGGACGCCTCTCGTCACGGCACACCAGAGCAAACAG GCCACTCCATTTCGTCGACGTTCTGTCAGTGTAGGAGAGCAGTGGCTCCAGAACAACAGCGCCCCCTCCAGGCCTGTACACCTCGCCAGCGTCTCGCCTCCCAGAAGCCACTGTGCCGCGCG GAGGGTGCGAGGAGAGGCTAAAAAGTGCAGAAAGGTGTACGGTATCGAGCACCGGGATCAGTGGTGTACGGCTTGTCGCTGGAAAAAGGCCTGCCAGAGATTTTTGGACTGA